Proteins encoded together in one Papaver somniferum cultivar HN1 unplaced genomic scaffold, ASM357369v1 unplaced-scaffold_21, whole genome shotgun sequence window:
- the LOC113339483 gene encoding transcription factor SPEECHLESS-like has product MDDNIIIPEFFDEYEFDDLFGILETLDNTTQDHILQVTLPLDEAVVIHGPTTNNTSPPSAALVSQKSISSSSSSFQLGLEPEFVDVPLARTKKPKFSPGRKSASPTASEDILQDGQPKISHITVERNRRKQMNEHLSVLRSLMPCFYVKRGDQASIIGGVVDYIKEMQQVLQSLEAKRQRKVYSEVLSPRVVVSSPRPNSLPLSPRKPPISPRVSLPASPRTPTQTSPYKPRMQKQLTHLSSSPTSHEPTSSISSSTLDNNILYVKEQLIPNPKSSPAKVEVKFAGPNVLLKTISARIPGQATKIISTLEGLSLEILHVNINLVDSSTMLNSFTIKIGIECKLSVEELAHEVQQTFC; this is encoded by the exons ATGGATGATAACATCATAATACCCGAGTTTTTTGATGAATATGAGTTTGATGATCTCTTTGGTATCTTAGAAACCTTAGATAATACTACCCAAGATCATATTCTACAAGTAACACTACCATTAGACGAAGCTGTTGTTATCCACGGTCCTACTACTAACAACACATCACCACCATCAGCTGCTCTTGTTTCTCAAAAGTccatttcatcttcatcttcaagtttCCAACTAGGCCTTGAGCCTGAATTCGTCGACGTTCCCTTAGCTAGGACGAAGAAACCAAAATTCTCTCCAGGGAGGAAATCTGCTTCTCCTACGGCCAGTGAAGACATCCTCCAAGATGGACAGCCGAAGATATCACACATAACAGTGGAACGTAACCGGAGGAAGCAAATGAACGAGCATTTATCGGTTTTACGTTCATTGATGCCATGCTTCTATGTGAAAAGG GGTGATCAAGCATCGATAATAGGAGGAGTAGTGGATTATATCAAGGAAATGCAACAAGTTCTTCAGTCTCTCGAGGCAAAGAGACAAAGGAAAGTTTACAGTGAAGTTTTAAGTCCAAGAGTTGTTGTATCAAGTCCAAGACCTAATTCATTACCACTGAGTCCAAGAAAACCACCAATTAGCCCTAGAGTAAGCTTGCCTGCAAGTCCAAGAACCCCAACACAAACCAGCCCTTACAAGCCGAGGATGCAAAAACAATTAACTCATCTATCATCATCCCCTACTTCCCATGAACCAACTTCTTCAATATCATCTTCAACTTTGGACAACAATATTCTTTATGTCAAAGAGCAGCTCATTCCAAACCCAAAATCCTCACCTGCAAAAGTAGAGGTGAAATTTGCAGGTCCTAATGTTCTTTTGAAAACAATATCGGCTCGAATTCCCGGTCAAGCTACAAAAATAATATCAACACTTGAAGGTCTTTCGCTAGAAATTCTTCATGTCAACATTAACTTGGTTGATTCTTCTACCATGCTTAATTCATTCACCATTAAG ATTGGAATTGAATGTAAGCTTAGTGTTGAAGAACTTGCGCATGAAGTTCAGCAAACATTTTgttag